The following nucleotide sequence is from Nocardioides daedukensis.
GTGTCCCTTGCCCGCGACCAGGACGATGTCGCCGTCGCTGGCACGCTCGAGGGCTGTTCGGATCGCCTCCCGCCGCCCGGCCACCTCGATGACCTCTCCGGGGCCGAGGGCCCCCGCGAGCACCTGGGCACGGATGTCGGCCGGGTCCTCGGTGCGGGGGTTGTCGTCGGTGACGATGGTCAGGTCGGCGAGACGGGCGGAGATCTCCCCCATCAGCGGGCGCTTGCCGGTGTCGCGGTCGCCACCGGCGCCGATCACCACGATCAGCCGGCCGTCGGTCAGCGGTCGCAGGGTCGCCAGGGCTGCTTCGACCGCATCGGGCTTGTGCGCGTAGTCGACGATCACGGTGACGTCCCGGTCGACCTCGACCTGCTCGAGTCGGCCGGGCACCCCGGTGCCCTGGGCCATCGCTGCGGCGATCACCTCGGCGTCATGGCCGGCCTCGACGGCAGCCGCGATCGCGGCCAGGGCGTTGGCGACGTTGAAGTCCCCCGGGATCGGCACGGAGGTGCGGACCTCGACACCGTCGGGACCGAGCACCGTGAACGACGATCCGTCCGCGGCAAGGTCGAGGTCGACGGCGCGCCAGTCGGCACTCGCGTCCTCGAGGGCGAAGGTCTTGAGGGGGATGCTGGCCTCGTCGAGGAGGCGGCGACCGTGCTCGTCGTCGATGTTGACCAGGCCGAGCCGGGCTCGCTCCGGTGTGAACAGGGAGGCCTTGGCCCGGAAGTAGTCCTCGACGTCGGCGTGGAAGTCGAGGTGGTCGCGACCAAGGTTCGTGAAGACCGCGACGTCGAAGACGATCCCGTCGACGCGTCCCATCACCAGTGCGTGGCTGGAGACCTCCATCGCGCAGGTCTGCACCCCGCGTTCACGCATCAGCGCGAAGATGGCGTGCAGGTCCGGCGCCTCGGGCGTGGTCAGCGAGGTCTCGATGTCCACGCCGTTGATGCGGGTCCCGACCGTGCCCACGACGGCGGCCGGGATGCCGGCGCCCTGCAGGGCGATCTCGGCCAGGCGAGTCGTGGTGGTCTTGCCCTGTGTGCCGGTGACCGCGATCATCGCCATCGACTCCGAAGGAGTGCCGTGGATCCTGGCGGCCAGGGCGCCGAGGACCGCCCGCGGCGCCTGGACAACCAGGACCGGCACGTCCACCTCACCGAGCGACTCGCGTCCGGCGGCATCGGTGAGGATCGCCACGGCTCCCGCCGCCACCGCCTGCGGGGCGTATGTCGCACCGTGCACGCGGGCGCCGGGAAGGGCGGCGTACAGGTCCCCGGGAAGCACGCGTTGAGAGCTCAGCGAGAGACCGGTGACCTGGCAGTCCTGGGCCCCGGCGGAGTCGAGCGTCACGTCCAACCAACCGGCGACGACCGTCAGTGGGGTCGCCGACCCACGGGTCGGTCGGGATGCCTTGAGTGCCTCGTTGCTCACCACGGCGCGAGGCTATCGCGACGGGGTGCCGTTCCGGGTCTTCTCACCACTCGACGGGGAGGCTTGCCGCCTTCTCGCCGGTCGGCGGGACGGCGTACTTGCGGAGCAGGTAGGTCATGATCTTCTTGAAGACCGGGCCGGCCCCGGTGCCACCGCCCTGGCCGCCCTTCGGGTCCTGGATCATCACGTAGACGGTGAAGCGCGGGTCGTCGGCGGGCGCGAAGCCGCCGAAGGAGATGGTGAAGGTGCCGTCATAGCAGCCGCACTCCTTGCCGACCCGCTGCGCGGTGCCGGTCTTGCCGGCCACCCGGTAGCCCGGGATCGCCGTACCCTTCGCGATCCCGTCCTCGGGGTCGGTCACCAGCTCCATCATCTCGGCCGTCTGACGGGCAGCCTCTTCGCTGATCACCCGGTCGGACGTGGTGTGGTCGGTTCCCACCTCCTGGCCCGAGTCGGTGGTGGCCGAGCCGCGGATGACGTTGGGTGAGATCCGGATGCCGTCGTTGGCGACGGTGTTGAGTGCGGACGTCATCTGGAAGGCGTTGACCGACAGGCCCTGTCCGAAGGCGATCGTGGCGCGGCTCAGGTCCGACCACGACTCGGCCGGGGGAAGCACACCGGCGGCCTCGCCCCGGATGCCCATGGCGGTCTTCTCGCCGATTCCGAACTTCTCCAGATAACCGTGCAGCTCGTCGTTGCTGAACTCGTCGGCAACCAGGATGGTGCCCAGGTTGGACGACTTGGCCAGGGCACCAGCCGCGGTGAGCCGGATGTCCCCGTGGTTCCAGTGGTCACCGATGGTGGCGCCGTTGCGCGTCAGCTTCTCGGGCACCTCCAGGCGCGTGCGCGGGGTGATCTTGCCGGCGTCGATGAGGGCTCCGAAGGTGAGCACCTTCTCCACCGAGCCCGGCTCGTAGACGTCACTGGCCGCGCGGGAACCGAGGTCCTCCTTCGCCGAGTCAGCAGGCTCGTTCGCGTTGTACGTCGGATAGTCGGCTGCCGCGATGATCTCGCCCGTACGGGTGTCCATCACGATGGCAACCCCGGACTCGCCGCGGACCTTGCGGACACCTTCGGCGAGGACGCGCTGGGCATAGAACTGGACGTCACGCTCGAGCGTGAGCCTGAGGTCCTTGCCATCCACCGGCTTGACGGTGCTGTTCTCGCCGAGCGGGATCCGGTTGCCTCCGCCGACCTCGTAGGTCGCCGATCCGTCGGTGCCGGAGAGCTGCTTGTCGAAGGTGCGCTCGAAGCCTGCGAGCGGGCCCTTGTCCTCGTCCTGGCCGATGAATCCGACCAGGTTGGACGCGATGTCGTCCGCAGGATAGTCACGCATCGGGTCGCGACGCGTGCTCAGGCCCTTGAAGCCGTCCTCCTTGAGCTCCTCGACGACAGCCGTCGCGACCGTCGAGGGCACTCGGCGGGCGAGGTACTGGAAGCGCGTGTCCTGGCGGCGCAGCCGGTCGAGGAGCTGGAAGTAGTCGATCCCGAGCCTGTCGGCGAGCCGGGTCGCGATCTCCGGGGCGTCCTTGCGGGTCATCTGTGGGTCGCCGACGATCATCAGGCCGTCGACCGAGGTGGCCAGCTCGACGCCGTTGCGGTCGACGATCGCGCCGCGCTCCGCGGGCAGCTCGGCGGTGACCAGGCCCTCGGCAGCAGCCATCGCCGCGTAGGCGTGCGGGTCAAGGCCCTGCAGCTGCACCAGGCGCACCCCGAACACCGAGAGCAGCATCGCGATGATCACGAAGCCGAAGCGCAACCGGAACAGGGCGGCCCCACGCGACGGGGCGCCGTCGGGTGGGGCAGTGGGCTTCTTCGGTCGAAGGCTCAACGCTCGCTCCGGTCCCCTGCGCTCTGGCTTGACGATCCAGTTCTATCCCTGCCATCGCGCCGATCCTGCGAGGCCGACGTCGTGTCGCGCTCCGGCTTGTCGGCCTTGACCTTGATCACCAGGGCCGGTGGAGCGAGCTCCTCGGGCTTCTGGGCCGCCGGGGGGCGGACGTCGGTGCGATCGGCGGTGGTGGCCGGAGCCGCCTGACCGATGACCTGACCGTTGGAGAGCTGGATGAATGCGGGGCTGCTGGCCGGCACCATGCCCATCGTCTGTGCCTTCTCGGCGACGGACTGGGGGTTGCGCAGCTCCTCGAGCTGCATCTGCAGGGTCTGCTCGCGCGAGGTCAGGTCCCGGGCCTGCTTCTCGAGATCGGTGGCCCTGAACGAGTTCTGCTGCATGGTCGTGTTGAACAGCAGCAGGCCGACGACGCCGGCCACGAGGAGCACGCTGACCAGGGTCACGAACGGGACGCGCGGGGCGTCCGATGCGAGCCTGGGCACGACGCGGAGTCGTGCCTGCTCGACGGCTGCCTCGGCGATCCGCTGGAGCGGGACCCGGCTCTGGGGAAGAGGGCTGCTCATGCGGGAGCTCCTGAGTGTCGAAGGCGTTCAATGGCGCGCAGGCGGACGGACGCGGCCCGGGGGTTCTCGGTGAGCTCGGGCTCCACGGCCTTCTCGGCACCGCGGGTGATGGTCTTGAAGGTGGGCTCGTGGCCGGCGGGAACGAAGGGCATGTCGGGCGGTACGTCGCTGCGCGTGGCCTCGGTGAACGCCTGCTTGACCAGGCGGTCCTCGAGTGAGTGGTAGGACTCCACGACGACGCGTCCGCCGACCCCGACCGCCTCGATGGCGGCCGGAATGGCGCGACGAAGCACGTTGAGCTCGTCGTTGACCTCGATGCGCAGGCCCTGGAAGGTGCGCTTGGCCGGGTGTCCCCCGGTGCGGCGTGCCGGCGCCGGGATGGCCGCATAGAGCAGCTCGACGAGCCGGCCCGAGGTGGTGAACGGCTCTGTCTCGCGCTCGCGGACGATGTGCTGGGCGATCCGTCGGGCGAACTTCTCCTCGCCGTAGTCACGCAGGATGCGAGTCAGGGCCTCGACGGGATAGGTGTTGAGGACGTCGGCTGCGGTGATGCCCACCGAGTCGTTCATCCGCATGTCGAGCGGAGCATCCTGGGCATAGGCGAATCCGCGCTCGCGGACGTCGAGCTGCATGGAGGAGACACCCAGGTCGAAGAAGATCGCGTCGGCGTGCTCACGTCCGAGGTCTTCGAGGACGTCGAGGATCTCGTCGTACACCGCGTGCACCAGGGTCACTCGATCACCGAAGGGTGCAAGCCGTTCGCCGGCCATCTGCAGGGCGTTGGGGTCGCGGTCGATGCCGACCAGGTGTGCCTCGGGGAAGGCCCGCAGCATCGCCTCGCTGTGGCCGCCGAGGCCCAGGGTCGCGTCGATGACCACTGCGTCGGGCCGCTCCAGCGCGGGCGCCACAAGTGCGACGACCCGGTCCAGCAGGACCGGGACGTGTCGGGGGCTGTCCATCTTCCTAGCCCTGCTGTCCGAATGTCATCAGGACGACCAGGCACATGGTCAGGACCAACGAGACGCCGACGGAGAACAGCATCACGGCGACCGCGTCGCGCGCTTGTTCGCGCACTCTCGGCGTCGTGCGCGGTGATCCGCTGACACTCATGCTCATGGTTTCGACCCCTGGCTGATGGTGGATGGCTGTGCTGGGTGGATCGCAGGACCAGGTCCCTGCCCGCCCCCAGAGGGGGAAGTTGTCTTCTGGAACCGGGGAAGGTGCCCCAGACGACTGGTAGGGGGCGGGCTCGAGACCTCGTGCTGCGATCCGTGTTGAGTTGTCGTGCTGTGTGGTGCGGGCGGGCCAGGTGCCGAGTCAAATGCCTGTTCAGATGCGGTTCATTTGCTTGTTCAGATGCCGGGGAACACTTCGTCACTCAGGTCCGAGAACTTCTGCTCCTGCTCCTCGGAGTACTCCTGCCACGACGTCGGGTCCCAGATCTCGATCCGGTTCATCGCGCCGATGACCATCACGTCCTTGCTCAGGGACGCGTATTCCCTGAGCACTGCCGGGATGCCGATCCGGCCCTGCTTGTCGGGAACCTCCTGCGACGCCGCCGCGAACAACATGCGGACGTAGTCACGGGTGCCCTTGTTGGTGACCGGCGCCTCGCGGAGTCGGTCGGTCAAGCGTCCGAAGTCCTCCATCGACCACACCGTCAGGCAGCGCTCCTGCCCACGGGTGACCACGAGGCCTTCGGCCAGGTCCTCTCTGAACTTTGCCGGGAGGAAGAGCCGGCCCTTGTCGTCGAGCTTGGGCGTGTAGGTGCCGAAGAACATCTGGCACCACCCCTTCAAGCCACTAATCCTCCACTGCGCACCACTTTACTCCACTCTCATCCACCGTCAACCATTCCACGCGTGTTTCGTCGCTGTATTCCTACGAATGGCGTGGCCTCAGTCGACGCGGCCCGCGATCACCTACGCCCCGGGCTACGCCCTGTTTGTGCAGGTCAGAGCCACTGTTGCCAGCTCCGTGCAGCGCAGGTGGAGCGGCAGTGGGGAGAAAACAGCCTGATTGGTGGAGCAAAGTGGAGCAGAACGTGGGGAATCGGCGTCCCCCGTGCTCGACAACCACGCATACGCTTGACTGGTCAGATGGAGACGGCGCCCGGGTCACCGTGCTCGCCGACGATTGGACCCTTGGAGGGCATACGTGGCCGTTGACGCCAATGACGTCGCAGGTGTGGCCAAGGTGGCCGCGCGCGTCCGGGAGAACATCAACTCGGTCATCGAGGGCAAGGACGACGTGGTCACCACCGCGGTCACCGTGCTTCTGGCCGAGGGCCACCTGCTCATCGAGGACATCCCCGGCGTCGGCAAGACCATGCTCAGCAAGGCCCTGGCCCGCTCGATCGACTCGACCGTGCGCCGCATCCAGTTCACCCCGGACCTGCTGCCCTCCGACGTGACCGGGGTCAGCATCTTCAACCAGGACACCCGACAGTTCGAGTTCCGCCCCGGCGGCATCTTCGCCAACATCGTGGTCGGCGACGAGATCAACCGTGCCTCCCCCAAGACCCAGTCAGCACTGCTGGAGTGCATGGAGGAGCGTCAGGTCACCGTCGACACCCAGACCTGGCCACTCGAAGCCCCGTTCATGGTGATCGCAACGCAGAACCCCATCGAGATGGAGGGCACCTATGCCCTCCCCGAGGCACAGCGCGACAGGTTCATGGCACGGGTCTCGATGGGCTATCCCGTGATGGCCGCCGAGATCGCCATGCTGGCCTCGCACTCACGACGCAGCCCGCTCGAGGATCTGCGCCCGGTGACCGATGCCGAGGAGATCCGTCAGGCCATCGGCGTGATCAACCAGGTCCACACCGCGGACTCGATCCTTCGCTATGCCGTCCAGCTCACCACCGCGACCCGGCACAGCCCGGACCTGAACCTGGGCGCCTCGCCGCGCGCATCGCTGCAGCTGGTCCGTGCCGCGAAGTCCTATGCCTGCATGGCAGGACGCAACTACGTGCTGCCCGACGACATCCTCACCATGGCCCGCCCGGTGCTCACCCACCGGCTGATCCCCAGCGTCGAGGCCGCCATGAGCAGCCGCGACACCGCGATGATCCTGGACGGCATCGTCGCCTCGGTGCCGGTGCCCACCTCCTGATCGCGACCTGACCGATGGCTTCGGGACTCTCCGCCCTCACCGTCCGTGGACGGGCCTTCCTCGCTGCCGGGATCACGGCCGTCGTGTGCGCCATGGTGCTGGGGCAGAACTCCTTGAGCCGGATCGGCGTACTGCTCGTCGCCCTGGCCCTGCTGGCCGCCCTGATGGTGGGTCGCAGCCGCTACCAGCTGGCGCTGGACCGGACCGTGTCACCACAGCTGGTGCAAGCCGGATCGCCCAGCCAGGTGCACCTGGAGCTGGTCAACGAGGGCCGCGGTCGAACCGGGGTGATGCTCCTCGAGGAGACGCTCCCCTTCGTCCTCGGCTCACGACCCCGCTTCGTGCTCGGCGGGCTGCGGGCCGGCACC
It contains:
- the rsmH gene encoding 16S rRNA (cytosine(1402)-N(4))-methyltransferase RsmH; translated protein: MDSPRHVPVLLDRVVALVAPALERPDAVVIDATLGLGGHSEAMLRAFPEAHLVGIDRDPNALQMAGERLAPFGDRVTLVHAVYDEILDVLEDLGREHADAIFFDLGVSSMQLDVRERGFAYAQDAPLDMRMNDSVGITAADVLNTYPVEALTRILRDYGEEKFARRIAQHIVRERETEPFTTSGRLVELLYAAIPAPARRTGGHPAKRTFQGLRIEVNDELNVLRRAIPAAIEAVGVGGRVVVESYHSLEDRLVKQAFTEATRSDVPPDMPFVPAGHEPTFKTITRGAEKAVEPELTENPRAASVRLRAIERLRHSGAPA
- a CDS encoding AAA family ATPase; the encoded protein is MAVDANDVAGVAKVAARVRENINSVIEGKDDVVTTAVTVLLAEGHLLIEDIPGVGKTMLSKALARSIDSTVRRIQFTPDLLPSDVTGVSIFNQDTRQFEFRPGGIFANIVVGDEINRASPKTQSALLECMEERQVTVDTQTWPLEAPFMVIATQNPIEMEGTYALPEAQRDRFMARVSMGYPVMAAEIAMLASHSRRSPLEDLRPVTDAEEIRQAIGVINQVHTADSILRYAVQLTTATRHSPDLNLGASPRASLQLVRAAKSYACMAGRNYVLPDDILTMARPVLTHRLIPSVEAAMSSRDTAMILDGIVASVPVPTS
- the mraZ gene encoding division/cell wall cluster transcriptional repressor MraZ: MFFGTYTPKLDDKGRLFLPAKFREDLAEGLVVTRGQERCLTVWSMEDFGRLTDRLREAPVTNKGTRDYVRMLFAAASQEVPDKQGRIGIPAVLREYASLSKDVMVIGAMNRIEIWDPTSWQEYSEEQEQKFSDLSDEVFPGI
- a CDS encoding UDP-N-acetylmuramoyl-L-alanyl-D-glutamate--2,6-diaminopimelate ligase; amino-acid sequence: MVSNEALKASRPTRGSATPLTVVAGWLDVTLDSAGAQDCQVTGLSLSSQRVLPGDLYAALPGARVHGATYAPQAVAAGAVAILTDAAGRESLGEVDVPVLVVQAPRAVLGALAARIHGTPSESMAMIAVTGTQGKTTTTRLAEIALQGAGIPAAVVGTVGTRINGVDIETSLTTPEAPDLHAIFALMRERGVQTCAMEVSSHALVMGRVDGIVFDVAVFTNLGRDHLDFHADVEDYFRAKASLFTPERARLGLVNIDDEHGRRLLDEASIPLKTFALEDASADWRAVDLDLAADGSSFTVLGPDGVEVRTSVPIPGDFNVANALAAIAAAVEAGHDAEVIAAAMAQGTGVPGRLEQVEVDRDVTVIVDYAHKPDAVEAALATLRPLTDGRLIVVIGAGGDRDTGKRPLMGEISARLADLTIVTDDNPRTEDPADIRAQVLAGALGPGEVIEVAGRREAIRTALERASDGDIVLVAGKGHETGQEIDGVTHPFDDRRVVVEEAAR
- a CDS encoding peptidoglycan D,D-transpeptidase FtsI family protein; protein product: MSLRPKKPTAPPDGAPSRGAALFRLRFGFVIIAMLLSVFGVRLVQLQGLDPHAYAAMAAAEGLVTAELPAERGAIVDRNGVELATSVDGLMIVGDPQMTRKDAPEIATRLADRLGIDYFQLLDRLRRQDTRFQYLARRVPSTVATAVVEELKEDGFKGLSTRRDPMRDYPADDIASNLVGFIGQDEDKGPLAGFERTFDKQLSGTDGSATYEVGGGNRIPLGENSTVKPVDGKDLRLTLERDVQFYAQRVLAEGVRKVRGESGVAIVMDTRTGEIIAAADYPTYNANEPADSAKEDLGSRAASDVYEPGSVEKVLTFGALIDAGKITPRTRLEVPEKLTRNGATIGDHWNHGDIRLTAAGALAKSSNLGTILVADEFSNDELHGYLEKFGIGEKTAMGIRGEAAGVLPPAESWSDLSRATIAFGQGLSVNAFQMTSALNTVANDGIRISPNVIRGSATTDSGQEVGTDHTTSDRVISEEAARQTAEMMELVTDPEDGIAKGTAIPGYRVAGKTGTAQRVGKECGCYDGTFTISFGGFAPADDPRFTVYVMIQDPKGGQGGGTGAGPVFKKIMTYLLRKYAVPPTGEKAASLPVEW